From Carassius auratus strain Wakin chromosome 22, ASM336829v1, whole genome shotgun sequence, a single genomic window includes:
- the LOC113039901 gene encoding uncharacterized protein LOC113039901 has translation MMPFLWNDLEDLIRSLLKRFIKRDALPSSPYKLVRLDVTDQKLWLGTKDVDIGMGAAAVIKGLSGAKGRVSELGVLQFKKECQNALSKICKKALDKCPLKYATVHNMMCLDPRKMYSSPDECLQKLKRLIEKFVLDKQLTGGISSGDVISQQFEKALSNEAKSLEFANFQPSVSRVDAFLSQNLSSYTDLWNFCKKLLLLSHGQAEVERGFSINKEVETCNMSEETVVIQRLICDQVKVCGGVTKVPLTKELISYCASARSRYRAHLEEEKKKRETEENSKKRKYVEEDLKELKQKKKSIREICISLENDADRMAEQAESSGGSKMATLITESNSLRRRAKDKHKELIELDAEIENKIVELTKLS, from the exons ATGATGCCCTTCCTGTGGAATGACTTGGAGGATTTGATAAGG agCCTTCTCAAACGATTCATCAAGCGTGATGCTTTGCCCTCGAGTCCATATAAGCTGGTGAGGCTCGATGTCACAGACCAGAAGCTTTGGCTTGGCACAAAAGATGTTGACATTGGCATGGGTGCAGCAGCTGTTATCAAG ggACTGTCAGGGGCCAAGGGCAGAGTAAGCGAGCTTGGTGTGCTGCAGTTTAAAAAAGAATGCCAGAATGCACTTTCAAAAATATGCAAGAAGGCACTGGATAAGTGCCCTCTAAAATATGCCACTGTCCATAACATGATGTGCCTGGACCCAAGAAAAATGTATTCCAGCCCTGACGAATGCCTACAGAAACTGAAACGTCTCATTGAGAAGTTTGTGTTGGACAAACAGTTGACAGGCGGGATATCTTCTG GTGATGTGATTTCTCAACAGTTTGAGAAGGCCCTTTCCAATGAAGCCAAATCGCTGGAATTTGCAAACTTCCAGCCCTCAGTGTCCAGGGTTGATGCATTCCTGTCTCAGAATCTCAGTTCCTACACTGATCTGTGGAACTTCTGCAAGAAGTTACTACTCCTCTCACATGGACAAGCTGAAGTGGAGCGGGGCTTCTCCATCAACAAAGAAGTGGAGACGTGCAACATGTCTGAGGAGACAGTTGTTATTCAAAGGCTCATCTGTGATCAAGTGAAAGTTTGTGGGGGGGTGACAAAAGTGCCTCTTACAAAAGAGCTAATCAGTTACTGTGCATCAGCACGGAGCCGTTACCGGGCACATTtggaagaggaaaaaaagaagagagagaccGAAGAAAACTCCAAGAAAAGAAAGTATGTCGAAGAGGACCTGAAAGAgctaaagcaaaagaaaaaatcaaTTCGAGAAATTTGCATATCTTTGGAGAATGATGCAGATAGAATGGCAGAGCAAGCCGAAAGTTCAGGTGGTAGTAAAATGGCCACATTGATCACAGAATCCAATTCTTTGAGGAGACGAGCTAAAGATAAACATAAAGAACTAATTGAGTTGGATGCAGAAATTGAAAACAAGATTGTAGAATTGACAAAACTGT